One segment of Rhipicephalus sanguineus isolate Rsan-2018 chromosome 6, BIME_Rsan_1.4, whole genome shotgun sequence DNA contains the following:
- the LOC119396751 gene encoding elastin isoform X1 — protein sequence MKNGGRRGRESSAGSQWVLIAACCVLSGVRGQYGPVRAHLGPALAFSPAAGFAGAAYPYAASAAEAALSAGAGATQLTLAPAPALFGHAHQQQQFAAAPGFSPAFLGAGYGAQPPPQLIVSPLVHQDGTAGLVPAGAPNFARTVTQHYGGGGSSQVTRYQPTTYAVGGANAGAATSGVTSRTQYQTTQLQTAPGSTSALYREPKQLQPLSSLSQVQAAGAPAVTYQEVGQTTLGALQGYGGAGTAGLFSGYGAAAAYPTARTAGYGAGLRAY from the exons ATGAAGAACGGCGGTCGGCGCGGTCGTGAATCCTCTGCCGGATCGCAA TGGGTCCTCATCGCCGCCTGCTGCGTGCTAAGCGGCGTACGCGGCCAGTACGGTCCCGTGCGCGCCCACCTTGGTCCGGCGCTGGCGTTTTCGCCAGCGGCAGGCTTTGCCGGCGCCGCCTACCCGTACGCTGCCAGCGCTGCTGAGGCCGCGCTCAGCGCGGGCGCCGGGGCCACACAGCTGACGCTAGCTCCGGCTCCGGCACTGTTCGGCCATGCCCACCAACAGCAACAATTTGCCGCGGCACCTGGCTTTTCACCAGCCTTCCTGGGCGCTGGATACG GCGCCCAGCCGCCACCTCAGCTGATCGTGAGCCCCCTGGTACACCAGGATGGCACGGCGGGGCTGGTGCCCGCCGGCGCACCCAACTTCGCTCGCACCGTGACGCAGCACTACGGAGGCGGCGGCAGCTCCCAGGTGACCCGGTACCAGCCCACGACGTACGCTGTGGGAGGCGCGAACGCCGGCGCCGCTACGTCCGGAGTGACGTCCCGGACCCAGTACCAGACGACACAGCTGCAGACGGCACCCGGTTCCACAAGCGCGCTGTACCGCGAGCCTAAACAGCTGCAACCTCTCAGCTCGCTGAGCCAAGTGCAGGCGGCCGGCGCGCCTGCTGTCACCTACCAGGAAGTCGGCCAGACGACGCTAGGCGCCCTGCAAGGTTACGGTGGTGCAGGGACGGCAGGCCTCTTCTCCGGATACGGCGCTGCGGCAGCGTATCCGACGGCCAGGACAGCCGGCTACGGAGCCGGGTTGAGGGCCTACTAG
- the LOC119396751 gene encoding elastin isoform X2 gives MNAWVLIAACCVLSGVRGQYGPVRAHLGPALAFSPAAGFAGAAYPYAASAAEAALSAGAGATQLTLAPAPALFGHAHQQQQFAAAPGFSPAFLGAGYGAQPPPQLIVSPLVHQDGTAGLVPAGAPNFARTVTQHYGGGGSSQVTRYQPTTYAVGGANAGAATSGVTSRTQYQTTQLQTAPGSTSALYREPKQLQPLSSLSQVQAAGAPAVTYQEVGQTTLGALQGYGGAGTAGLFSGYGAAAAYPTARTAGYGAGLRAY, from the exons ATGAACGCC TGGGTCCTCATCGCCGCCTGCTGCGTGCTAAGCGGCGTACGCGGCCAGTACGGTCCCGTGCGCGCCCACCTTGGTCCGGCGCTGGCGTTTTCGCCAGCGGCAGGCTTTGCCGGCGCCGCCTACCCGTACGCTGCCAGCGCTGCTGAGGCCGCGCTCAGCGCGGGCGCCGGGGCCACACAGCTGACGCTAGCTCCGGCTCCGGCACTGTTCGGCCATGCCCACCAACAGCAACAATTTGCCGCGGCACCTGGCTTTTCACCAGCCTTCCTGGGCGCTGGATACG GCGCCCAGCCGCCACCTCAGCTGATCGTGAGCCCCCTGGTACACCAGGATGGCACGGCGGGGCTGGTGCCCGCCGGCGCACCCAACTTCGCTCGCACCGTGACGCAGCACTACGGAGGCGGCGGCAGCTCCCAGGTGACCCGGTACCAGCCCACGACGTACGCTGTGGGAGGCGCGAACGCCGGCGCCGCTACGTCCGGAGTGACGTCCCGGACCCAGTACCAGACGACACAGCTGCAGACGGCACCCGGTTCCACAAGCGCGCTGTACCGCGAGCCTAAACAGCTGCAACCTCTCAGCTCGCTGAGCCAAGTGCAGGCGGCCGGCGCGCCTGCTGTCACCTACCAGGAAGTCGGCCAGACGACGCTAGGCGCCCTGCAAGGTTACGGTGGTGCAGGGACGGCAGGCCTCTTCTCCGGATACGGCGCTGCGGCAGCGTATCCGACGGCCAGGACAGCCGGCTACGGAGCCGGGTTGAGGGCCTACTAG
- the LOC119396752 gene encoding cuticle protein 70, isoforms A and B-like: MNTVISALVLLVAACTSVHAGVVAAPAVAYAPVLHGYAVAPVATSYATKTVHSVAPVLAAAPLKVAAPAVYAPAVKVAAPLAYAAPVVKAVAPAYPALALGYGHGYGHGYGHGYGHYGYGVAPAYGAVAYAAPAAKLVGPAYAAAPFYAGYKHY; the protein is encoded by the exons ATGAACACC GTGATCAGCGCCCTCGTCCTGCTCGTTGCCGCGTGCACGTCCGTGCATGCCGGTGTTGTGGCCGCTCCTGCAGTGGCTTACGCGCCCGTGTTGCACGGCTACGCCGTGGCTCCCGTGGCCACGTCGTACGCGACCAAGACTGTGCACTCGGTGGCGCCCGTGCTGGCTGCTGCGCCCCTGAAGGTAGCCGCGCCCGCTGTCTACGCGCCTGCCGTTAAG GTGGCCGCGCCCTTGGCGTACGCCGCCCCCGTAGTGAAGGCTGTGGCCCCAGCTTACCCTGCGCTGGCCCTCGGTTACGGCCACGGCTACGGTCACGGCTACGGTCACGGTTACGGCCACTACGGCTACGGTGTTGCCCCCGCCTACGGTGCCGTCGCCTACGCAGCGCCGGCCGCTAAGCTCGTCGGACCAGCCTACGCAGCGGCACCTTTCTACGCCGGCTACAAGCACTACT AA